GGACCTAGGCCAGCAGTTCCCAAAAGGGTTTGCGAGTCCTCGGATCGACTCCCCGGAGCCGGCTCGAGCTCCGCGATCCGGACACAATAGGTAGCTGAGCTACTACACCTATTGCAGCTATGTGAGCTATTGTATCGAAGTCGGCAGCGTTATGTGGGTCTCGTCGGCTGTCTCCAGTATCCGCTGAGAGTGACGTTCACACAAGAATAGGGACCTACCGTTCAGTGGATGGAGACACTATGACAGACGAGCCACGCGCTGTAAGCGTCGTAATTCTGAAAGGCGGTGTCGGAAAGTCGACGACTTCGATCAACCTCGCGCGCCAGCTGGCCGAGCGCGGATCGACACTCTTCGTCGATCTGGATCCCAACGGTCACGCGACGAACGGCCTCGGGTTCGAGGACGCCTACCACGCCGAGACTGACCTCGGCGACGTCATCCTCGAGGGAACGGCTACGCCCGGGGACATCATCCGCGAGACGGAGTCGGGGTTCGACCTGCTGCCGTCCTCGGACGCCCTCGAGGACGTCGAGACCGAGCTGGCGGGCGCGATGCAGGGATCGGCCCGCGTCAAATCAAAGATCGTCGACCCCCTGCTGGGCGAGGTCTACGACTATGTCATCTTCGACTGTCCGGCCTACCCAGGGATGCTCAACAACAACGCCCTGGTCGCGACGGGCAACGTCGTGACCCCGATCGAGCCCGGCTCGAGCGCCATCGGCGGCTACAAGCGGACGATGGAGCGGCTGATCGAGCCCGCTCGCGAGTACATCGACGTCGACGTCCTCGCGATCGTCCCGAACAAACTCGAGGACCGAATCGACCAGCGCACCGAGGACCGGGAGCTGCTCGAGAGCCTGAACACGGCCGAACACGAGGTCAACCCCGGCCAGCCGCTGCCGGAGGTCGTCCCCGAGTTCGCCCGGATCACCGAGGCGGAGTTCGACCGGATCGACGCCGGCGAGCTCGAGCCCCCGAAGCCGGGCATTCGCCACCGGGCGGCGCTGTCCCGATCGCTGAGCCACGAACAGCCCCTGCAGGACTACGCGCCCGACTCGGATCAGATCGCCCCCTACGAGGAACTCGCCGAGATCGTCGCGAGCGGAGGTGTCCAGCGGTGAGCAACCCGTTCGACGACCTCGAGGCCGAGACTGCCGAGTCGCCGAACACTGAGGACGGCGCGGGCGAAGACGGAGCGGCGTCCGTCGACGAGGAGGCGACCGGATCCGCGGCCCCCGAGGACGCGGGCGCGGGTTCGATCGAGTCGACGGCGTCCTCGCCCGCCGAGAGCGGTCCCGCCTTCGAGTACGACGCGGTTCGCCAGCGGCCGCTGTACGCCCGCGGCGAGAGCTGGGACGCCTTCGAGAAGAAGCTGCGAACGACGATCGCACCCGAGCTGGCCCGCGAGGACGTCGTCGACGAGGAGACCCGTGAGATCCACGACGCGGTGCTTCGACTGGCGACCGAGGAGCCCGAACGGATCGCCGAACTCGTCCTCGAGGCCCGTCGGGAGGAGTAGCGTCGTATCGGGCCGTCCCGACGGCTGCGGATCCCGTCGGTAGTTTTGAGAGAGGGGGAACGCGGATTTCGAGAGCTGGGAGCAGTCCTCTTCGGCGGTCTGGCTTGCAGCGTCCACGTCCAGCGATTTTTCGACCCCTCCTGTATGCCTTCTATGAGCCGTCTTGACAGTATCCGAACGATCGTCGCGCGAGCGAGCGACGAACACATCACGTTCTACGCCTCCAGCATCGCGTACTACGCGTTCTTTTCGATCATCCCGTTGCTACTGCTAACGCTGGCGATCGGATCGTTCGTCGGCGAGGAAGCGTTCGCCGAGCGAATCATCGCGACGGTCGAAGAGCATCTCTCGGCGTCCGGCCGCGAGATCGTGAGCCAGACGCTCGAAGACCAGTCGGGCCAGGTCGGCGCGTCGGTCGTGGGCGTGCTCGGGTTGGCGTGGTCGGCGGTCAAGGTCGTTCGGGCGATCGATATGGCGTTCGATCAGGTCTACGCGGCAGACGTGGAAACGCCGTTCACGCGGCAAGTTCTCGACGGGCTCGTCGTGTTGGGGCTGGTTGGCGTCAGTGTCACGCTCATGATCGGCGCTGGAACGTTCATCAGTCAGCCGACCATCGTCGATCTCCCGTACGTCGATATCGTCGGCTGGACCGTCCTGGTGGTCGGACTCGCGATCGTGTTTCTCCCGGTCTACTACGTCATGCCGCCACAACAGATGAGTCTCGCCGCAGCGCTGCCGGGGACGGTCGTCGTTTCCCTCGGGTGGCTGGTTCTCCAGGCCGGGTTCCAGCTGTACAGGAGATACGCCGCCGGGTTCGAGGCGTACGGATTCATCGGCGGTGTCTTACTGTTTCTCACGTGGTTGTACTTCGCCAGTACCCTCCTTCTTCTCGGAGCGGTCGTCAATGCGGTCCTCGAACAGGACCTCGAGCGAACGGCTTCGGCCTGAGCCCGGGAGATCCCGGCGTGGCGTACAGCCGTTCCGAGTCGGTGTTCGGAGATCATAGCCGCCCGAGCCGCGAGCTACTCGTCCCGGCGCTCGAGTGTTGGCGCCGGGGTCGAGCGAGCCCCCGGAACGCCGTCGGATTCGTCGGTGTAGATCCCGTGTTCTCGCGGATAGTCGGCGTGGAGGTCCGCGCTGTAGACGTGGACCTTCTCGGTGTCGGGCCCCTCGTCCATCGACTGGCTGGTCGGGGGCGTCGTCTCGCCCGGTTCGGGACGGCCCTCGGGCTTCGGGATCTCGATACGCTCGCGGAGGGCGGCCTCGACGTCCATCGCCAGCGTCGTTCCGAGTCGCAGGCTCTCGAGCAGCCGTCGCGAGGTGTCCTCGGTGAGCAACTCGCAGGCCGCGCCGTCCTCGCCGGCCTCGAACAGCGTCCGGGCCCTCGCCTCGACGGCGTCCCGTTCCGCGAGGACTTCCTGCTCGAAGCCCTCGATGGCACCCACCACGTCGGCGTAGAACGCCGCGGGGTCGGCGGAGGTGAAGTACAGCAGGCGTTTGAACTCCCGGGTCGCGTACCGAGTGGCCTCCTGGAGCTTCCACTCCTCGTCGAGGAAGTTCGCGGCCGAGTTCGTGGTGAGATACCGGTGTTGGCGGAACTCCGGGGGGACCTCCTCGACGCCGACGGGAATCGGAACGTACGGCGTCGTCGCGGCGCTCGTGACGGCGGTCCACAGCGTCTGGAGCTCCTCGCGGGTGTCGGGCCGCAGGTGGGCGACCTGGCCGTAGCCCGCGTGGTCGGTCGCCCAGCGGGGATCCCGCACCAGCGCGAGCATGTCCTCGAGGCTGACCGGGGCCAGCTCCCGGAGTTCCTCCTCGCGGGCGGGCGGATACCGTGCGTCCTGGTAGAACTCCGGCGTGTCGTACTCGTCGGCCTCGGCGGGGAACTCCCCCAGGCCGTAGACTTCGAACAGGTCCAGGGTGTCACCCTCGCCGTCCCACCAGCCCCGTTCTTCCGCGAAGTCGACCAGCCGATCCGAACCGATGAAGTCCGGATCGTCCTCGTGGTCGACGGGGAACTCGCGGATATACCCGAAGTACGACACCCGGACCTCGTCGGCGCCAAGCCGTTCGGCCGCCCAGAGGTCGCCGTCGGGGTGGGCGAAGTTGATGAACACCCACCCCTCGTCCTCGTCGGCGAACAGATGGGAGTTCCCGCCGTAGGTCGAGTAGCCGTGTTCGTCCATCAGCCCGCCGACGACCTCGACGGCCTCCCGGGCGCTCGAGGCCCGCTCCATCGCCGCCTTCGCGAGGTCGGAGTACTGCGGACCCGTCTGGGGGGCCTGCTCCTCGGCCAGCTCGACGAGCTCCGGCCGCGAGGGTGACCAGATATCCCTGGCGGCGACGCCGTGCTCGTTGAGCCCGCCGTTGGTCAGCGGCGGCGGAAACCCCGCCCATTCCGAGTACATCGAGGCGACGTACTTGTTCGTCTCCGAGGCCTGCGGAATCTCGGTCAGCTCGCCGGGGATGTCCGCGTCCTCGGTGACGCCGACGGTCACGGTCGCGTCCTCGGCGTGGTCCTGGCGGGAAACGATCTCGAGCCAGTGGCTCGAGGGCTCGTGGCCGAACCCGCCCAGCAGCGTCGATCCGTCCTCGGTGAGGTCGCTGCCGACGTAGAAGCCGATGCTCTTCCCGTCGAGCGAGTGGGGATCGCTCGGATCCGTGAGGCCCGTGTCAGTGCCGAGCCCGTCGGCTCCCCGCCCAGCGCCGGCGAACAGCGCCGCGCTCACGCCCAGTGCTCCGAAGCCGCGTCTCGAAAGTCGGTTCTTAGCCACGTACTGTCACTCCGTCGGGTACGTTCGGCGAAGCGTTCGATAATAGTTAGCACTGATAGATTAGACAGAACATAACGGTTTCGAACCTGTTGGAATTCCCGAACCCCAGCCCGCTGGGTGGAAAACCATAAAATACCACACACTAATACCGAATTCGTCAAAGTCGCGACGAATCGTCTGCTGGGGCAAATATCGCGGTTTTCGATGAACCATTACGATCATTCATCTCGATTTAACGATAATCCTTATGCGCGCCGAGTCGGTTGACTGAGACAGGATGGCACGTGAGAGCTGGGCGAGCCGCGTCGGATTCATTCTGGCCGCGGTCGGGAGCGCGATCGGACTGGGGAACATCTGGCGGTTCCCGTGGATGACCGCGGAAAACGGCGGGAGCGCCTTTCTCCTCCTGTACCTGCTTATCGTTCTCTTCGTCGGGGTTCCGGGACTGCTGGCCGCGTTCGTGATCGGTCGCCGGTCGAATCGAAACCCCATCGGGGCATTTAAATCGCTCGCCGGATCGCGCGCCTGGACCGCACTCGGCGTGCTCTGTGTCGTTACCGCGATCATGCTCATGTCGTTCTACAGCGTCGTCGGCGGCTGGATCCTCCGATACTTCCTCGAGAGCGCGACGGGCGCGTACTTCGCGGATCCGGACGCTCACTTCGCGGCGATCAGCTACGGACCCGAGGCGTTCGGCTACCAGCTGGCGGTGCTGGCGGCCACTGCGGTGATCGTCACCGCAGGGATCAGACGCGGTATCGAGGCGACGACGAAGGTGATGCTGCCCGGGATCGTCGTCCTCCTCGCCGCGCTTGCGGTCTGGGCAGCCCAGCAGCCCGCAGCCACACAGGGGTACGAGTTCTACCTCGGGTTCGACGGCGCCTACCTCGCGGAGAACTTCCTGTCGGTGCTCGGATCGGCAGCCGGCCAGGCGCTGTTTACCCTCTCGATCGGCGGCGGGACGATGATCACCTACGCCTCTTACGTCGACGACGACCGCTCGCTTCCCCTCGACGCCTCGGCCATCGCCGTGCTCAACCTCGGTGTCGGAATTCTGGCCGGGCTCGTGTTGTTCCCGTTGTTGTTCTCGTTCGCTGCGGGTCCGACGGAGGGCGGCCCCGGCGCCCTGTTCGTCGGGATCGCCGGCGCGTTCGCGAGCCTGCCCGGCGGTCG
This genomic window from Natronococcus occultus SP4 contains:
- a CDS encoding C69 family dipeptidase; translation: MAKNRLSRRGFGALGVSAALFAGAGRGADGLGTDTGLTDPSDPHSLDGKSIGFYVGSDLTEDGSTLLGGFGHEPSSHWLEIVSRQDHAEDATVTVGVTEDADIPGELTEIPQASETNKYVASMYSEWAGFPPPLTNGGLNEHGVAARDIWSPSRPELVELAEEQAPQTGPQYSDLAKAAMERASSAREAVEVVGGLMDEHGYSTYGGNSHLFADEDEGWVFINFAHPDGDLWAAERLGADEVRVSYFGYIREFPVDHEDDPDFIGSDRLVDFAEERGWWDGEGDTLDLFEVYGLGEFPAEADEYDTPEFYQDARYPPAREEELRELAPVSLEDMLALVRDPRWATDHAGYGQVAHLRPDTREELQTLWTAVTSAATTPYVPIPVGVEEVPPEFRQHRYLTTNSAANFLDEEWKLQEATRYATREFKRLLYFTSADPAAFYADVVGAIEGFEQEVLAERDAVEARARTLFEAGEDGAACELLTEDTSRRLLESLRLGTTLAMDVEAALRERIEIPKPEGRPEPGETTPPTSQSMDEGPDTEKVHVYSADLHADYPREHGIYTDESDGVPGARSTPAPTLERRDE
- a CDS encoding sodium-dependent transporter, with protein sequence MARESWASRVGFILAAVGSAIGLGNIWRFPWMTAENGGSAFLLLYLLIVLFVGVPGLLAAFVIGRRSNRNPIGAFKSLAGSRAWTALGVLCVVTAIMLMSFYSVVGGWILRYFLESATGAYFADPDAHFAAISYGPEAFGYQLAVLAATAVIVTAGIRRGIEATTKVMLPGIVVLLAALAVWAAQQPAATQGYEFYLGFDGAYLAENFLSVLGSAAGQALFTLSIGGGTMITYASYVDDDRSLPLDASAIAVLNLGVGILAGLVLFPLLFSFAAGPTEGGPGALFVGIAGAFASLPGGRVLGAIFFLVVLLAALTSLISMLEIPVSFLVDEFDLERSTATRGLFALVAVTGGVNAFSPAVFTLFADHLVDLLLVLGLTGFMVYTAWVLGPEAVEELRNGAGPISSPLVVPWRYAIGTVFPAFLLFTFYADVSVLVGLSVGTELLLVATLVTIVPFVLLARRSHSGSHSRPTESAD
- a CDS encoding YihY/virulence factor BrkB family protein encodes the protein MSRLDSIRTIVARASDEHITFYASSIAYYAFFSIIPLLLLTLAIGSFVGEEAFAERIIATVEEHLSASGREIVSQTLEDQSGQVGASVVGVLGLAWSAVKVVRAIDMAFDQVYAADVETPFTRQVLDGLVVLGLVGVSVTLMIGAGTFISQPTIVDLPYVDIVGWTVLVVGLAIVFLPVYYVMPPQQMSLAAALPGTVVVSLGWLVLQAGFQLYRRYAAGFEAYGFIGGVLLFLTWLYFASTLLLLGAVVNAVLEQDLERTASA
- a CDS encoding ParA family protein encodes the protein MTDEPRAVSVVILKGGVGKSTTSINLARQLAERGSTLFVDLDPNGHATNGLGFEDAYHAETDLGDVILEGTATPGDIIRETESGFDLLPSSDALEDVETELAGAMQGSARVKSKIVDPLLGEVYDYVIFDCPAYPGMLNNNALVATGNVVTPIEPGSSAIGGYKRTMERLIEPAREYIDVDVLAIVPNKLEDRIDQRTEDRELLESLNTAEHEVNPGQPLPEVVPEFARITEAEFDRIDAGELEPPKPGIRHRAALSRSLSHEQPLQDYAPDSDQIAPYEELAEIVASGGVQR